A window from Hymenobacter volaticus encodes these proteins:
- a CDS encoding acyltransferase family protein: MNNDALSAKPHYPILDGLRGVAAIIVVTFHLTEPLGTGHLDILVNHGYLAVDFFFLLSGFVIGYAYDDRWPKMSIGTFFKRRIERLQPMVVLGMVLGAIGFYFTDSTIWPLIHTVPLWKMLLVLLIGCTILPVPLSLDIRGWQEMHPLNSVGWSLFFEYVANILYAIGVRKLSNTALSMLVFVAAIALAHLAITSPAGDVSGGWTLNVEQVRVGITRTIYPFFAGLLLSRIGKPTRIKYAFLWCSLLLALVLYMPRIGGAEHVWMNGVYEAVCIILLFPLIVYLGASGMIHTQTEGGLCKFLGDISYPLYMVHYPLVYFYVAWISNHKGVTLVQTWPYALLILLGVFCWRMRV; this comes from the coding sequence GTGAACAACGATGCCCTTTCTGCGAAGCCGCATTATCCCATACTGGATGGATTACGTGGCGTCGCCGCCATTATCGTTGTCACCTTTCACCTAACTGAGCCATTAGGCACTGGACACCTGGATATCTTGGTCAACCACGGCTATCTGGCCGTTGACTTTTTCTTCCTGTTATCCGGCTTTGTAATCGGCTATGCCTATGACGACCGTTGGCCTAAAATGTCCATCGGCACGTTCTTTAAGCGCCGAATCGAACGGCTGCAACCGATGGTAGTATTAGGAATGGTACTGGGGGCAATCGGCTTCTATTTTACCGATTCAACCATTTGGCCGCTCATCCATACCGTTCCCTTGTGGAAAATGCTGTTGGTGCTACTCATTGGTTGCACTATTCTACCGGTTCCCTTATCTCTGGATATACGGGGCTGGCAAGAAATGCATCCGCTCAATAGCGTCGGGTGGTCCTTGTTCTTTGAATACGTAGCCAATATCCTGTACGCCATCGGCGTCCGAAAGCTCTCTAACACGGCGCTAAGTATGTTGGTGTTTGTCGCGGCCATAGCGCTTGCTCATTTGGCCATTACCAGTCCTGCTGGCGATGTTAGTGGTGGTTGGACGCTCAACGTGGAACAAGTACGCGTGGGTATTACGCGGACGATATATCCCTTCTTTGCTGGTCTGCTGCTTTCACGGATTGGTAAGCCCACCCGCATCAAGTACGCTTTTCTGTGGTGCAGCCTTTTGCTTGCGCTCGTCTTATATATGCCGCGCATAGGCGGTGCGGAGCATGTTTGGATGAATGGAGTCTATGAAGCAGTCTGTATCATTCTGCTTTTTCCACTCATTGTGTATCTAGGGGCTAGCGGGATGATCCATACCCAAACCGAAGGTGGGCTATGCAAATTCTTGGGTGATATATCGTATCCGTTGTACATGGTGCACTATCCGCTAGTCTATTTTTATGTCGCCTGGATCAGCAACCATAAAGGGGTGACCCTCGTGCAAACCTGGCCTTATGCGTTATTGATCTTGCTAGGGGTATTCTGTTGGCGTATGCGAGTTTGA
- a CDS encoding DUF4835 family protein, whose protein sequence is MKSNSLLSSVVVILACLLSTRASHAQEILAEVRVTTENVTIADQQLVQQMQKDIQGFINTRSFTSQTYRPEERIRMRMFVGITAIPQNGQYVATARIVTTRPVYGTGYETNLLSFTDRNFKFNYSPQNPIDYSENTFVGNLSSLLAFYAYIAIGLDQDSFARLGGSPYYDRARSVLQNAASQTTTNESDEAWKDGQTRNRYWLLNNLQDPQLEAIRTGSYAYYRQGLDVFIEKPDDARTSIFTALQGVQAAATRRPGTLLARAFFDTKADEIANIFRSGNDVQQKQNLATLLSEVDPTNSAKYQAMLKQP, encoded by the coding sequence GTGAAGAGTAATTCTCTACTATCGTCTGTTGTAGTTATTCTGGCTTGCTTGCTGTCAACGCGTGCAAGTCACGCCCAAGAAATACTGGCGGAAGTGCGCGTTACCACCGAAAACGTGACCATTGCCGACCAGCAACTGGTGCAGCAGATGCAGAAGGACATTCAAGGATTCATAAACACGAGGTCCTTCACCAGCCAGACGTACCGCCCGGAAGAGCGAATTCGAATGCGGATGTTCGTCGGTATCACGGCTATTCCGCAGAATGGGCAGTATGTGGCTACAGCTCGTATCGTCACGACGCGGCCGGTGTACGGTACCGGCTACGAAACCAACCTGCTGAGCTTCACCGACCGCAACTTCAAGTTCAATTACTCGCCGCAAAACCCGATTGACTATTCGGAAAACACGTTTGTTGGCAACTTGTCCTCGTTGTTGGCCTTCTACGCCTACATCGCCATCGGGCTCGACCAAGACAGTTTCGCGCGGCTTGGCGGCTCGCCCTACTACGACCGCGCCCGCAGCGTCTTGCAAAATGCCGCTTCCCAGACCACAACCAATGAGTCGGACGAGGCGTGGAAGGACGGCCAGACGCGCAACCGCTATTGGTTGCTCAACAACCTTCAGGATCCTCAGCTAGAAGCCATTCGTACGGGTAGCTATGCCTACTACCGCCAAGGGCTCGATGTTTTTATCGAGAAACCGGACGATGCCCGCACCAGCATTTTCACTGCCTTGCAGGGCGTACAGGCGGCCGCAACGCGGCGCCCCGGTACTTTATTAGCCCGCGCCTTCTTCGACACCAAGGCCGACGAAATAGCTAATATCTTCCGCAGTGGCAACGATGTGCAGCAGAAGCAGAACTTAGCAACCTTGCTTTCGGAGGTAGATCCTACCAATTCAGCTAAGTATCAGGCCATGCTCAAACAGCCATAG
- a CDS encoding DNA repair protein RecN, with translation MLNELEEARLDNEQQDELEQEVKQLEHAEEIKFKLTNALQSLSDGEYCASSSLKDAAILLGQIAPYADIFRDLKERLDSCLIEINDIAAEAEAAERRTEGDPVRIDELQSRLNVIYNLQRKHQVRDIVALLTLRDELRDKVGSVLNLDKQISRVRRDADGALATATKLATRLSESRRKSFPKFEKELVALLADLGMPNSRIVVQHQAGPLTASGMDVISILFTANKGAQPQTLSKAASGGEFSRLMLCIKYMLADKTALPTIVFDEIDTGISGEIAVKVGRMMQQMAQKHQLIAISHLPQMAAAGDTHYFVYKQDRADRTVSCIKMLNLDERISEIAHMIAGANPSQHAFQSARELLAMRGEELVG, from the coding sequence TTGCTAAATGAATTAGAAGAGGCCCGCCTCGACAACGAACAGCAAGACGAGCTAGAGCAGGAAGTCAAGCAGCTCGAACACGCCGAAGAAATCAAGTTCAAGCTCACCAACGCGCTGCAAAGCCTGAGCGATGGTGAGTATTGCGCTAGCAGCAGCCTAAAGGACGCCGCTATTTTACTCGGCCAAATTGCTCCCTACGCCGACATCTTCCGCGACCTTAAAGAGCGCCTTGATAGCTGCCTGATTGAAATAAATGACATTGCTGCCGAGGCCGAAGCCGCTGAGCGCCGCACCGAGGGTGACCCCGTCCGTATCGATGAGCTACAAAGCCGCCTCAACGTCATCTACAACTTGCAGCGCAAACATCAAGTGCGCGACATCGTAGCGCTGCTAACATTACGCGACGAACTGCGCGACAAAGTAGGCTCGGTACTCAACCTAGACAAGCAAATTTCCCGTGTGCGCCGGGATGCCGATGGGGCTCTGGCCACCGCCACTAAGCTAGCTACTCGGCTCTCAGAATCGCGCCGCAAAAGTTTTCCGAAGTTTGAGAAAGAACTGGTGGCCTTGCTGGCCGATTTAGGAATGCCTAACTCCCGCATTGTCGTGCAGCATCAGGCCGGACCACTGACTGCTAGCGGGATGGATGTTATCAGCATCCTCTTCACAGCCAACAAAGGGGCGCAACCTCAAACGCTCAGTAAAGCCGCTTCAGGTGGTGAATTCTCGCGCCTTATGCTGTGCATCAAGTACATGCTAGCCGATAAGACTGCCCTGCCCACCATCGTATTCGACGAAATTGATACCGGTATTTCCGGAGAAATTGCGGTGAAAGTGGGGCGCATGATGCAGCAAATGGCGCAGAAGCACCAACTGATTGCCATTTCGCACCTGCCCCAGATGGCTGCCGCCGGCGATACGCACTACTTCGTGTACAAGCAAGACCGCGCCGACCGCACCGTGAGCTGCATTAAGATGCTGAACCTTGACGAGCGCATCAGTGAAATTGCCCACATGATTGCCGGCGCTAACCCAAGCCAACATGCTTTCCAGAGTGCCCGCGAACTGCTGGCTATGCGCGGCGAGGAGCTAGTAGGGTAG